The following proteins come from a genomic window of Lycium ferocissimum isolate CSIRO_LF1 chromosome 4, AGI_CSIRO_Lferr_CH_V1, whole genome shotgun sequence:
- the LOC132053939 gene encoding small ribosomal subunit protein uS17-like gives MFNFLVVVFHKNLFKYLTKYSICFFFCASPYVGGIRTKICAFLFILLDNSKKTGKGKRLGKGGNRYFKSIALGFKTPREATDDTYIDKKCPFTGNVSIRGRILAGTCHSAKMNRTIIVRRNYLHYVMKYQRQELVTLNIYEKRHSNIPAHISPCFLVKEGDHVIIGQCRPLSKTVRFNVLKVVPAGSAGGEKKAFTGM, from the exons atgtttaatttcCTTGTCGTTGTTTTC CATAAAAATCTGTTCAAGTATTTGACGAAATATagcatatgtttttttttctgtgCAAGTCCGTATGTTGGAGGAATTAGGACTAAGATTTGCGCTtttttgtttatcttgttgGACAATTCTAAGAAAACTGGAAAGGGAAAGAGACTAGGAAAGGGAGGGAATCGATACTTTAAGAGCATTGCTTTAGGATTCAAGACTCCTCGTGAGGCCACTGATG ATACATACATTGACAAGAAATGCCCATTCACTGGAAATGTTTCTATCCGAGGTCGTATCCTTGCTGGTACATGCCACAGTGCTAAGATGAACAGAACCATCATTGTTCGACGCAACTACCTACATTATGTCATGAAGTACCAGAGGCAAGAGCTTGTCACTTTAAATAT ATATGAGAAGAGGCACTCTAATATTCCTGCTCACATATCACCATGCTTCCTTGTGAAAGAGGGTGATCATGTTATTATTGGACAATGCAG GCCTTTGTCCAAAACTGTGAGGTTCAATGTCTTAAAAGTGGTTCCAGCTGGTTCTGCTGGTGGGGAAAAAAAGGCTTTTACCGGAATGTGA